A part of Citrifermentans bremense genomic DNA contains:
- a CDS encoding chemotaxis protein CheW: MAVETITETTQYLTFKLEDELFALDIGKVREVLDFTTITKVPQTPDYMRGVINLRGSVVPVVDLRLKFGMVMAEQTVNTCVIIVEVELEGERVVMGAMADAVQEVLDLEPDQIEPPPRIGTKLNTEFIKGMGKHNDQFIIILDIDKVFTSSELELVHEVEGAAA; encoded by the coding sequence ATGGCAGTCGAGACTATCACTGAGACTACACAGTACCTGACGTTTAAACTGGAGGACGAGCTCTTCGCACTCGACATTGGGAAGGTGCGCGAGGTGCTCGATTTCACCACGATCACCAAGGTACCCCAGACGCCGGATTACATGCGCGGCGTCATCAACCTGCGCGGCAGCGTGGTGCCGGTAGTGGACCTCCGCTTGAAGTTCGGCATGGTTATGGCTGAGCAGACGGTGAACACCTGCGTCATCATCGTTGAAGTCGAGCTCGAAGGGGAGCGCGTGGTGATGGGCGCAATGGCTGACGCGGTACAGGAAGTGCTCGACCTCGAGCCGGACCAGATCGAGCCGCCGCCGCGCATCGGCACCAAGCTCAACACCGAGTTCATCAAGGGGATGGGGAAACACAACGATCAGTTCATCATCATCCTGGACATCGACAAGGTGTTCACCTCCAGCGAACTGGAGCTGGTGCACGAAGTGGAAGGCGCCGCAGCTTAA
- a CDS encoding Rossmann-like and DUF2520 domain-containing protein yields MKSFSIIGCGAVGKTVGRLFYDMGILEPRDILTRSLQSASRAAEFIGAGRPLAVWQDLRQADLYLVAASDDAIATSARALAESGVVEPGAVVCHLSGALSSAALEPVARLGAAVASVHPVKSFAHPELCIKDFSGTWCGIEGDPAAVEFLSGAFRAIGGEIFALDPRFKTIYHAGSVLVCNYLTALIEAGAKAYEKGGVPREQAFQVMEPLVRETVENIFRSGTVQALTGPIARGDAAVVSAQLEALKAWDGEMAELYRALAGVALDLSRRRGQASEAGLAAVARLLDKEQR; encoded by the coding sequence ATGAAATCGTTCAGCATCATCGGTTGCGGCGCCGTCGGCAAGACGGTCGGCCGCCTTTTTTATGACATGGGCATCCTCGAGCCGCGGGATATCCTGACCCGTTCGCTGCAGAGCGCTTCCCGCGCCGCCGAATTCATCGGGGCGGGGAGGCCGCTGGCTGTATGGCAGGACCTGCGCCAGGCTGACCTGTATCTCGTGGCTGCCTCTGATGACGCCATCGCCACCAGCGCCAGGGCACTCGCGGAGAGCGGGGTGGTTGAGCCTGGTGCGGTCGTCTGCCACCTGAGCGGCGCCCTCTCGAGCGCCGCCTTGGAGCCGGTCGCCCGCCTGGGGGCCGCGGTTGCCAGCGTGCACCCGGTGAAGAGCTTCGCGCACCCTGAGCTTTGCATCAAGGACTTCTCCGGCACCTGGTGCGGCATCGAAGGAGACCCGGCGGCGGTGGAATTTCTCAGCGGCGCGTTCCGCGCCATCGGGGGGGAAATCTTCGCCCTCGACCCCCGCTTCAAGACCATCTACCACGCCGGCTCCGTGCTGGTCTGCAACTACCTCACCGCGCTCATCGAGGCGGGCGCCAAGGCCTACGAGAAGGGAGGCGTCCCCCGCGAGCAGGCGTTCCAGGTCATGGAGCCTTTGGTGCGCGAAACGGTGGAGAACATCTTCCGTTCCGGCACGGTTCAGGCTCTCACCGGGCCCATCGCGCGCGGAGACGCGGCAGTGGTGTCGGCGCAACTCGAAGCACTCAAGGCCTGGGACGGGGAGATGGCCGAGCTCTACCGCGCCCTGGCAGGCGTCGCTCTCGATCTCTCCCGCAGGCGAGGGCAGGCCTCCGAGGCCGGCCTTGCGGCCGTGGCAAGGTTGCTCGATAAGGAACAGAGATAG
- a CDS encoding phosphate acyltransferase: MKIGGNLQALVQAKGVPPESVREALGWDQETLDRVLSDRLSPGISELLRLATFLGVGISELLGGAEQSGKKAVKTGANERVGVDRKNFLHYESLASAFAGRHLEPFVVELYPGAQGNEDVSRHPGEEFLFLLSGKLQVTVDGEEFRLEAGDSLYFDSQLPHSLISLSERSRLVAVIYKGTSMLQLTKGHGMKSVIEAARLIRGLSLVLVCPDSTSLRAVNQGIEEGILDKAYLVGNRARLEENCGRDLLFPERYRFVDLKPGEEHEREAARVGVDLVRSGAGEMLMKGGLNTAVIVKAALAREGGIGTGRRLSNVSIFELPGVERLVFLTDPAINPELFAHDEAASGVDIIENAIEVARALGVERPKVALLEANEVPSEKIPTTLLEQALSKREWEGADVSGPLSYDLALYPEAVAKKGMAGNPVAGRADILVVPHISGGNFLYKSWVFTMGAEVANVVLGARVPIILTSRSDSDLTKFLTICASALYSHFLRGRQEAGARG, from the coding sequence ATGAAGATCGGGGGTAATCTGCAGGCGCTTGTGCAGGCAAAGGGAGTCCCGCCGGAGAGCGTGCGCGAGGCGCTGGGATGGGACCAGGAGACGCTGGACCGGGTGCTGTCGGACCGGCTCTCGCCGGGGATTTCCGAGCTCCTGCGGCTCGCCACCTTTCTCGGGGTCGGCATCTCCGAGCTTCTGGGGGGGGCGGAGCAGAGTGGTAAAAAGGCGGTGAAGACCGGAGCAAACGAGCGGGTCGGGGTGGACCGGAAGAATTTCCTTCACTACGAAAGCCTCGCCTCCGCCTTTGCCGGACGGCATCTCGAGCCCTTCGTGGTCGAGCTTTACCCTGGCGCTCAAGGGAACGAGGACGTGAGCCGGCACCCGGGGGAGGAGTTTCTCTTTCTTCTGAGCGGCAAGCTTCAGGTTACGGTCGACGGGGAGGAGTTTCGTCTCGAAGCTGGGGACTCGCTCTACTTTGACTCGCAGCTGCCGCATTCTCTCATCTCCCTGAGCGAGCGCTCCCGGCTGGTCGCCGTCATCTACAAGGGGACCTCGATGCTTCAGCTCACCAAGGGGCACGGCATGAAGAGCGTGATCGAGGCGGCTCGGCTGATTCGGGGGCTGAGCCTGGTGCTGGTCTGCCCCGACTCCACCTCCCTGCGCGCAGTGAACCAGGGGATAGAGGAAGGAATACTGGATAAGGCCTACCTGGTGGGAAACCGTGCCAGGCTGGAAGAGAACTGCGGCCGCGACCTTCTTTTCCCGGAGCGTTACCGCTTCGTGGACCTGAAGCCGGGCGAGGAGCATGAGCGGGAGGCGGCGCGGGTCGGCGTGGATCTCGTTCGCTCGGGTGCGGGCGAGATGCTGATGAAAGGAGGGTTGAACACCGCCGTCATCGTCAAGGCGGCGCTAGCCAGGGAAGGGGGGATCGGGACCGGCAGGCGCCTCTCCAACGTGAGTATCTTCGAGCTCCCCGGTGTGGAGCGGCTGGTTTTCCTCACCGATCCTGCAATAAACCCGGAGCTTTTCGCACACGACGAAGCGGCTTCCGGCGTGGACATCATAGAGAACGCCATAGAGGTGGCCCGCGCCCTCGGCGTGGAGCGCCCCAAGGTTGCGCTCTTGGAGGCGAACGAGGTGCCGTCGGAGAAGATCCCGACTACGCTTTTGGAGCAGGCGCTCTCGAAAAGGGAATGGGAGGGGGCCGACGTCTCAGGACCGCTCTCCTACGACCTCGCGCTCTACCCGGAGGCGGTGGCCAAGAAGGGGATGGCGGGAAACCCGGTGGCCGGGCGCGCCGACATTCTCGTGGTGCCGCACATCTCGGGGGGTAATTTCCTCTACAAGAGCTGGGTCTTCACCATGGGGGCCGAGGTCGCCAACGTGGTGCTGGGGGCTCGGGTCCCCATCATACTCACCTCCAGAAGCGACAGCGATCTCACCAAGTTCCTCACCATCTGCGCGAGCGCCCTCTACAGCCATTTCCTCAGGGGGAGGCAGGAGGCAGGGGCTAGGGGCTAG
- a CDS encoding glycerophosphodiester phosphodiesterase — MIGNTLIIGHRGASRDAPENTLASFRLAFEQGVDGIEADFRLTGDGRIVCLHDGRTARTADADLDVARATLPELERLDFGSWKGAAWRGERIPTLREVLELLPQGKRIYIELKSGQEIVPALQEDLAASGVPADQVRFLAFDAALIKAVKGRLPGYRACWLTDYRWRNGWHPSQQEILATLADCGADGLASRDKGALDAALVGELRQRELEVHVWTVDRVSAARRLLLLGVDSIMTNRPGWLRRALEDKP, encoded by the coding sequence ATGATCGGCAACACGCTCATAATCGGCCACCGTGGCGCCTCCAGGGACGCGCCGGAGAATACGCTCGCCTCGTTCCGGCTCGCCTTCGAGCAAGGGGTGGACGGGATCGAGGCCGATTTCCGCCTGACCGGCGACGGCCGGATCGTCTGCCTGCACGACGGGCGCACAGCCCGCACCGCGGATGCGGACCTCGACGTGGCGCGGGCGACCCTCCCCGAGCTCGAGCGGCTCGACTTCGGCAGCTGGAAGGGGGCGGCGTGGAGAGGTGAGCGCATCCCGACCCTGCGCGAGGTCCTAGAGCTCCTGCCCCAGGGAAAGAGGATCTACATCGAGTTGAAAAGCGGGCAAGAGATCGTCCCCGCGCTTCAGGAGGATCTCGCGGCCTCAGGGGTGCCGGCGGATCAGGTCCGTTTCCTCGCCTTCGACGCCGCGCTCATCAAGGCGGTGAAGGGGCGTCTTCCGGGCTACCGTGCCTGCTGGCTCACCGATTACCGCTGGAGAAACGGATGGCACCCGTCGCAGCAGGAGATTCTGGCCACGCTCGCAGACTGTGGCGCCGACGGGCTGGCGAGCAGGGACAAGGGAGCGCTCGATGCCGCGCTGGTCGGAGAGCTGCGGCAAAGGGAACTGGAGGTTCACGTCTGGACCGTGGACAGGGTATCTGCCGCGCGCAGGCTGTTGCTTTTGGGAGTGGACTCTATCATGACCAACCGCCCCGGATGGCTCAGGAGAGCGCTGGAGGACAAGCCATGA
- a CDS encoding pyridoxamine 5'-phosphate oxidase family protein produces the protein MRHEIRRKDRQLDQAHAHALLEKGEICHLAMVDHGEPYIVTLNYGYRDSTMYFHCAVAGRKMGILGTGSRVCFTIVPRHELLTAEKACDFSTRYESVVGYGAVRVIEDPEEKHRGLSIIMAQYAAGDFAFPEAVLAKTTVFAVDIEELSGKSNY, from the coding sequence ATGCGCCACGAGATAAGAAGAAAAGATCGGCAACTGGACCAGGCCCATGCCCATGCACTCCTGGAAAAGGGTGAGATATGCCACCTGGCGATGGTGGACCATGGGGAGCCTTACATCGTCACCCTGAACTACGGCTACCGTGACTCCACGATGTACTTCCACTGTGCCGTGGCAGGGCGGAAGATGGGGATTCTCGGCACCGGCAGCCGTGTCTGCTTTACCATCGTCCCGCGCCATGAACTCTTGACGGCAGAAAAAGCGTGTGACTTCAGCACGAGGTACGAAAGCGTGGTGGGTTACGGTGCGGTGCGGGTCATCGAGGACCCAGAGGAGAAGCACCGGGGCCTTTCCATCATCATGGCCCAGTACGCAGCGGGTGATTTCGCCTTTCCTGAGGCTGTTCTGGCAAAGACGACTGTCTTCGCGGTAGATATCGAGGAACTCTCCGGCAAGAGCAACTACTGA
- a CDS encoding methyl-accepting chemotaxis protein produces MNWFYDIKIGTKLMSGFIAVALIAGVIGAFGITRINQIKQGSDLLYHSVTVPLSDLSDISTSFQRVRINARALVEAETAADKTEAVETVKKLRDEITERTATFEKTIISEEGRKLFEEFKKSRQGYTQVLDRLVPLAQADKDAEAMALLNGEGKKAALAEQEALDKLQANKVKQAEQANQDNTAVAASAARLMTGLAVAGALLAIALGIFISRSITRPINACVEAANRIAAGDTDVALDTTRSDETGVLQGAMQRMVQAINALISDVNLLAEAAIGGKLSTRADAGQHQGDFKKIVTGVNATLDAVVTPLKVAAGYVDSISRGDTPPKITDEYRGDFNDIKNNLNTLIAATDSITAAAKEVAGGNLTVTITERSPSDELMRSLANMVTRLSDVVNDVKGAADNVAAGSQQMSASAEAMSEGATEQASAAEEASSSMEEMSANIRQNADNAIQTEKIAVKSSADALEGGKAVAQTVAAMKEIAGKISIIEEIARQTNLLALNAAIEAARAGEHGKGFAVVASEVRKLAERSQKAAAEISELSSSSVQVAEKAGEMLTSMLPDIQKTAGLVQEISAASREQDSGAEQINRAIQQLDQVIQQNASAAEEMSATAEELAAQSEQLQETISFFTVANTVAGAKAPAVKERVSAKQKKPGVAAAKGQRLTHSGTLQPAVDLKLSDEAFENY; encoded by the coding sequence ATGAACTGGTTCTACGACATTAAGATCGGCACGAAGCTAATGAGCGGTTTCATCGCCGTGGCGTTGATAGCCGGCGTGATCGGCGCCTTCGGCATCACGAGGATCAATCAGATCAAGCAGGGAAGCGACCTTTTGTACCACAGCGTGACGGTGCCGCTCTCCGACCTCTCCGACATCTCCACCTCGTTCCAGCGTGTCCGCATCAATGCAAGAGCTCTGGTGGAAGCAGAGACCGCCGCTGACAAAACAGAGGCGGTGGAAACGGTCAAGAAACTGCGGGACGAGATAACGGAGCGGACCGCCACTTTCGAAAAGACCATCATCTCAGAGGAAGGGAGGAAGCTTTTCGAGGAGTTCAAAAAAAGCAGGCAGGGGTACACGCAGGTGCTGGACCGTTTGGTCCCGCTGGCGCAGGCGGACAAGGACGCCGAGGCGATGGCGCTTTTGAACGGCGAGGGGAAAAAGGCCGCCCTGGCGGAGCAGGAGGCGCTGGATAAACTGCAGGCGAACAAGGTCAAGCAAGCAGAGCAGGCAAACCAGGACAACACCGCCGTGGCGGCAAGCGCCGCAAGGCTCATGACCGGGCTTGCCGTGGCCGGGGCACTCCTCGCCATCGCGCTCGGGATCTTCATCAGCCGCAGCATCACCCGACCGATCAACGCCTGCGTCGAGGCGGCGAACCGGATCGCCGCCGGCGACACCGATGTCGCCCTCGACACCACGAGAAGCGATGAAACCGGGGTCCTGCAGGGCGCCATGCAGAGGATGGTGCAGGCGATCAACGCTCTGATCAGCGACGTGAACCTTCTCGCGGAAGCCGCCATAGGCGGCAAGCTCTCGACCCGCGCGGACGCGGGGCAGCACCAGGGGGATTTCAAGAAGATCGTGACAGGGGTTAACGCGACCCTGGATGCGGTCGTCACCCCGCTCAAGGTGGCAGCCGGCTACGTCGACAGCATCTCCAGGGGGGACACCCCTCCCAAGATAACCGATGAGTACCGCGGCGACTTCAACGACATAAAGAATAACCTGAACACGCTGATCGCCGCGACGGACAGCATCACCGCCGCGGCAAAGGAAGTAGCAGGCGGCAACCTGACCGTGACCATAACCGAGAGAAGCCCAAGCGACGAGTTGATGCGTTCGCTGGCTAACATGGTGACGCGGTTGTCGGATGTGGTGAACGACGTGAAGGGGGCCGCGGACAACGTCGCAGCCGGGAGCCAGCAGATGTCGGCCAGCGCTGAGGCGATGTCCGAAGGAGCGACCGAGCAGGCATCGGCGGCGGAAGAGGCATCCTCCTCTATGGAAGAGATGTCCGCCAACATCAGGCAGAACGCTGACAACGCCATACAGACCGAGAAGATAGCGGTGAAATCATCCGCCGACGCACTCGAAGGGGGGAAGGCGGTGGCCCAGACGGTCGCGGCCATGAAGGAGATAGCAGGAAAGATCTCCATCATCGAGGAGATCGCGCGCCAGACGAACCTCTTGGCGTTGAACGCGGCCATCGAGGCGGCGAGGGCCGGCGAGCACGGCAAGGGTTTCGCCGTGGTGGCGAGCGAAGTGAGAAAGCTCGCCGAGAGAAGTCAGAAGGCGGCGGCGGAGATTTCGGAGCTTTCCTCCTCGAGCGTGCAGGTGGCGGAGAAGGCGGGGGAAATGCTCACCTCCATGCTCCCGGACATCCAGAAGACCGCCGGCCTGGTCCAGGAGATATCGGCCGCGTCCAGGGAGCAGGACTCGGGGGCCGAGCAGATCAACAGGGCGATCCAGCAGTTGGACCAGGTGATCCAGCAAAACGCCTCGGCTGCGGAGGAGATGTCGGCGACCGCCGAGGAACTGGCCGCGCAGTCCGAGCAGTTGCAGGAGACCATCAGCTTCTTCACGGTGGCCAACACCGTCGCCGGCGCCAAAGCCCCTGCGGTTAAGGAAAGGGTATCGGCAAAGCAGAAGAAGCCGGGCGTTGCGGCGGCGAAGGGGCAACGCCTGACCCATTCGGGTACACTACAGCCGGCAGTCGACCTGAAACTCTCCGACGAGGCTTTCGAGAACTACTAG
- the buk gene encoding butyrate kinase, with protein MIILAIDPGSTSTKVGVYQDGRTQKGGIEHPRPEIGRFASVMEQFDYRMQAVRQYLQREGYTACRFDAVVGRGGLVRPVPGGIYRVNDLLVRDLRDAVSGEHAANLGGVLALGFAERHGVPAFVVDPPVIDEMWPLARFSGLEGVERKSMFHALNQKAVARDVAQKMGRGYDEVNLIVVHMGSGITAGAHRKGRVVDVNNGLNGDGPFSPERSGGLPVIGVLELIEQGSHTPEELKVIVARKGGLFSYLGSPDLREVEQMAAQGDVRARVAVEAMIYQVAKEIGALAAALDGEVDGIILTGGVAFSASLVEQLTRKVRFIAPVHLRPGEHEIEALLAAALRVLNGEEQAKEYTGERHEDRG; from the coding sequence ATGATTATTCTGGCCATCGATCCCGGCTCCACCTCCACTAAAGTCGGCGTTTACCAGGACGGGCGCACCCAAAAAGGGGGGATCGAGCACCCGCGCCCGGAGATCGGCCGTTTCGCCTCCGTGATGGAGCAGTTCGACTACCGGATGCAGGCCGTCCGGCAGTACCTGCAACGGGAAGGTTACACGGCCTGCCGCTTCGACGCGGTCGTGGGACGAGGAGGGCTGGTGCGGCCGGTGCCGGGGGGGATTTACCGGGTGAACGACCTCCTGGTGCGCGACCTCCGGGATGCGGTGAGCGGAGAGCACGCGGCGAACCTGGGGGGAGTGCTCGCGCTCGGTTTCGCCGAGCGCCACGGCGTTCCCGCTTTCGTGGTGGACCCCCCCGTCATAGACGAGATGTGGCCGCTGGCCCGCTTCTCCGGGCTTGAGGGGGTAGAGCGCAAGAGCATGTTCCATGCCCTGAACCAGAAGGCCGTGGCGCGGGACGTGGCCCAAAAGATGGGACGCGGCTACGACGAGGTCAACCTGATCGTGGTGCACATGGGGAGCGGCATCACCGCAGGGGCGCACCGGAAGGGGAGAGTGGTCGACGTCAATAACGGCCTGAATGGCGACGGACCTTTCTCGCCGGAAAGAAGCGGGGGGCTCCCGGTGATCGGCGTCCTCGAGCTTATCGAGCAGGGGAGCCACACCCCGGAGGAACTCAAGGTGATCGTGGCGCGCAAGGGTGGGCTCTTCTCCTATCTCGGGTCGCCGGACCTGCGCGAGGTGGAGCAGATGGCGGCGCAGGGGGATGTCAGGGCGAGAGTCGCGGTCGAGGCCATGATCTACCAGGTGGCCAAGGAAATAGGCGCCCTGGCGGCGGCGCTGGACGGGGAGGTCGACGGCATCATCCTCACCGGCGGGGTCGCCTTCAGCGCGAGCCTCGTGGAGCAGCTGACCCGCAAGGTGCGCTTCATCGCGCCGGTGCACCTGCGTCCCGGGGAGCACGAGATCGAGGCGCTTCTCGCCGCGGCCCTCCGGGTTTTGAACGGTGAGGAACAGGCGAAGGAGTACACGGGGGAGCGGCATGAAGATCGGGGGTAA